In a genomic window of Rubeoparvulum massiliense:
- the pdxS gene encoding pyridoxal 5'-phosphate synthase lyase subunit PdxS — MTEQGTERVKRGMAEMQKGGVIMDVVNAEQAKIAEAAGAVAVMALERVPADIRKAGGVARMADPTIVEQVMNAVSIPVMAKARIGHFVEARVLESMGVDYIDESEVLTPADEEFHIDKSQFTVPFVCGARNLGEALRRIGEGASMIRTKGEPGTGNIVEAVRHMRMVQSQIRKVVGMSRDELMTEAKNLGAPYELLLQIHDKGALPVVNFAAGGVATPADAALMMQLGADGVFVGSGIFKSENPEKFARAIVQATTYYEDYELIANLSKNLGSAMKGIDISLLSQSERMQERGW; from the coding sequence ATGACGGAACAAGGAACAGAACGGGTAAAACGTGGAATGGCTGAAATGCAAAAGGGCGGCGTCATTATGGACGTTGTTAATGCTGAGCAAGCAAAGATCGCTGAAGCAGCAGGTGCAGTAGCAGTAATGGCATTGGAGCGGGTTCCAGCTGATATTCGTAAAGCTGGCGGTGTAGCTCGGATGGCTGATCCAACTATCGTGGAACAAGTAATGAATGCTGTCTCCATCCCAGTAATGGCCAAGGCACGGATCGGCCACTTTGTAGAAGCACGTGTACTTGAATCCATGGGTGTTGACTATATCGATGAAAGTGAAGTGCTAACACCTGCTGACGAAGAATTCCATATCGATAAATCTCAATTCACAGTACCTTTTGTCTGTGGTGCACGTAATCTTGGTGAAGCATTACGCCGGATCGGTGAAGGCGCATCCATGATTCGGACCAAAGGTGAACCAGGTACTGGTAATATCGTTGAAGCTGTTCGTCATATGCGCATGGTTCAATCACAAATTCGTAAGGTCGTTGGTATGTCTCGTGACGAACTAATGACTGAAGCGAAGAATCTCGGAGCTCCCTACGAATTGTTACTCCAAATTCATGACAAAGGAGCTCTACCAGTTGTTAACTTTGCAGCTGGCGGCGTTGCAACTCCTGCCGATGCTGCTTTGATGATGCAATTAGGTGCTGATGGTGTCTTTGTTGGTTCTGGTATCTTCAAATCAGAAAACCCAGAAAAATTCGCTCGTGCCATCGTTCAAGCAACTACTTACTATGAAGATTATGAATTGATCGCCAACCTTTCTAAAAACTTAGGCTCCGCGATGAAAGGAATCGATATCTCCTTACTAAGTCAAAGTGAACGGATGCAGGAGCGTGGCTGGTAA
- the pdxT gene encoding pyridoxal 5'-phosphate synthase glutaminase subunit PdxT, with product MDRVKIGVLALQGAVSEHIEMLNQAGAKGVPIKRVEELANVEGLIIPGGESTTIGKLIKLYGFDKAITQFYEEGHPIFGTCAGLILLAKEIEGQDWVHLGLMDTYVARNGFGRQKESFEVKLAIQGIADDFQAVFIRAPYIISVGNEANVLAKFDNKIVAAEEGRLLVAAFHPELTDDPRFHEYFVQMVKRVNKELA from the coding sequence ATGGACAGGGTTAAAATTGGTGTATTAGCGCTGCAAGGTGCAGTATCTGAACATATTGAAATGCTGAATCAAGCTGGAGCTAAAGGTGTACCAATTAAAAGGGTGGAAGAGCTTGCTAATGTAGAGGGCTTGATTATCCCTGGCGGGGAAAGCACCACCATTGGTAAGTTAATTAAGCTCTATGGATTTGATAAGGCAATTACTCAATTTTATGAAGAAGGTCATCCGATCTTTGGTACCTGTGCAGGATTAATCTTATTAGCTAAGGAGATTGAAGGTCAGGATTGGGTTCATCTCGGATTAATGGATACCTATGTAGCACGTAATGGTTTTGGCCGTCAAAAGGAAAGCTTTGAGGTTAAACTAGCCATTCAAGGCATCGCTGATGATTTTCAAGCTGTCTTTATTCGTGCACCTTATATTATCTCCGTAGGTAATGAGGCCAATGTATTAGCCAAGTTTGATAATAAGATCGTGGCTGCTGAGGAAGGACGCTTATTGGTTGCGGCATTCCATCCAGAGTTAACTGATGATCCACGTTTCCATGAATATTTTGTCCAAATGGTAAAACGTGTTAATAAGGAACTTGCATAA